A portion of the Brienomyrus brachyistius isolate T26 unplaced genomic scaffold, BBRACH_0.4 scaffold40, whole genome shotgun sequence genome contains these proteins:
- the LOC125722586 gene encoding uncharacterized protein LOC125722586 isoform X2 → MSIVKTTVNLQRIDWLLPTGAVSVRIAPEYIPGPVGRGQTSSSDAGRRKKCRTRPPAASSLTTSASPGSAAIPVATSRGQQGTGRRRKTAGGRSGRRRSRSDVAQQLLLEAPDPRWDIGDVLGALERAKDRRTFSCIWSCFIP, encoded by the exons atgtccatcgtgaaaaccaccgtgaatctccagaggattgactggctgctgccgacaggtgcagtcagtgtgcggatcgccccggaatacatccccggtccagttggccgag gacaaaccagttccagtgatgctggccgtcggaagaagtgccgcaccaggccgccggcagccagctccctgaccacgtctgcctctcctggatctgctgccatcccggtggcaaccagcaggggtcagcagggcacaggccgccgtagaaaaacggcgggaggccggtcagggcgaagaaggag ccggtccgatgtcgcccaacaactgctgcttgaagctcctgatcctcggtgggacatcggcgatgtgctgggagccttggaacgcgctaaggatcgtcgcaccttttcctgcatttggagctgtttcattccctag
- the LOC125722586 gene encoding uncharacterized protein LOC125722586 isoform X1 — protein sequence MSIVKTTVNLQRIDWLLPTGAVSVRIAPEYIPGPVGRGQTSSSDAGRRKKCRTRPPAASSLTTSASPGSAAIPVATSRGQQGTGRRRKTAGGRSGRRRRYDQQKGLEPKPSSPTFSSSSFLFPSSVPSPFVSSPFLFMGSSVLSPHLVTPVSPAPHPFSAPGMVHLTPLLQAPAQAVAASSHLEKFYWLYNYYVTKYSKMTYDAKCFTEYWCQEFWNRHLNEINLAKQGKNEDNEGTHSTKRRRIDEDEFIFPIDALEQLSTMPRAQEMGVEMGYQSDAHSYISL from the exons atgtccatcgtgaaaaccaccgtgaatctccagaggattgactggctgctgccgacaggtgcagtcagtgtgcggatcgccccggaatacatccccggtccagttggccgag gacaaaccagttccagtgatgctggccgtcggaagaagtgccgcaccaggccgccggcagccagctccctgaccacgtctgcctctcctggatctgctgccatcccggtggcaaccagcaggggtcagcagggcacaggccgccgtagaaaaacggcgggaggccggtcagggcgaagaaggaggtatgaccaacagaaggggttagagcctaagcccagctcaccaaccttctcctcctcttcatttttatttccgtcttcagtcccctccccttttgtttcatccccatttctttttatgggctcctctgttttatccccacacttagtcacacctgtaagcccagctccacatccattTTCAGCTCCAGGCAtggttcatctgacccctctgcttcaggctccagcacaggctgtagccgcctcatctcacctggaaaaattctattggttgtataactattatgtaacaaagtactctaaaatgacctatgacgccaagtgctttactgagtactggtgtcaggagttttggaacagacatttaaatgaaattaacttagcgaaacaggggaagaatgaggataatgagggtactcattcaaccaagaggcgtaggattgatgaagatgagttcatctttcctattgatgcactggagcagctaagtaccatgcccagggctcaggagatgggtgtggagatgggctatcagtcagatgcacatagctacatttccctgtag